A window of Maniola hyperantus chromosome 26, iAphHyp1.2, whole genome shotgun sequence contains these coding sequences:
- the LOC117994265 gene encoding zinc finger protein 271-like: protein MRCCVPFCKNTSDNVSEGTGKEISFHGFPSEAHLRAAWLRALGKQDNLPGSAVVCSQHFLHDVIFETESGLRQLGTGAVPSTMQVCMICLDTDSKLFLMSKHKLDEAYEKLTGHPPCDLGNLKQTLCVQCAQRLMNFSRFRDKSLRARALMMDLVEKHELITRQHIKMINSTEHQLKSNMALTTLGPDYCDLHILEPSEDIQTELEETGHQVVVKAEGSDDSMSVDEDIDVVNEDDNNADNIKDEYVTCNDEDISDYSIMVEARAMDEALYKALNMKHMSANLENGDSDAECDMSQVCKPHTAVSSSSSHSSLITGNKQAGPSPSAHSAQTFDTPLRASLATSNEVNVPPTEEADTTVSRRYNKLTDCFVKLYDVFSKKVVPRGDGTAVRSCLNQNIASEDICYQATISQDDISTSEYVEPGTNTVQVIVSKTVQSKTDCLKNDINIQCPLQNSSHTEERGFICDICRKIFTRKSLLVKHIKTHAEVRRFTCKICQYKCKYQSNLKKHMRSHTGERPFSCKLCDYKCTQNSNLVTHMRTHTGIKPFSCKLCDYKCTTNSNLVTHMRTHTGMKPFACELCDYKCTQKSALVMHIRTHTGIKPFSCKLCAYRCTTNSALVTHMRTHAGMKPFACELCDYKCTQKSALVMHIRTHTGIKPFSCKLCAYRCTTNSALVTHMRTHAGMKPFACELCDYKCTQKSALVMHIRTHTGIKPFLCKLCAYRCTTNSALVTHMRTHAGMKPFACELCDYKCTQNSNLVTHMRTHTGIKPFSCKLCDYKCTTNSNLVTHMRTHTGMKPFACELCDYKCTQKSALVMHIRTHTGIKPFSCKLCAYRCTTNSALVTHMRTHAGMKPFACELCDYKCTQKSALVMHIRTHTGIKPFSCKLCAYRCTTNSALVTHMRTHAGMKPFACELCDYKCTQKSALVRHMRTHTGIKPFSCKLCDYKCTTNSYLVRHMRTHTGMKPFACELCDYKCTQKSALVRHMRTHTGMKPFSCKLCDYKCTTNTNLVRHMRTHTGDKPYYCKICDYKSTTNSHLVRHMRTHTGDKSYSCKICEFKCADKSNLMRHMRAHTITAEKPLSCL, encoded by the exons ATGCGGTGTTGTGTGCCTTTCTGCAAAAATACTTCGGACAATGTATCAGAGGGAACAGGGAAGGAGATTAGTTTTCATGG TTTCCCCAGTGAAGCGCATCTCCGTGCTGCTTGGCTCAGAGCCCTCGGCAAACAGGATAACCTACCAGGCTCTGCTGTGGTCTGCTCGCAGCACTTTCTACATGATGTCATTTTTGAAACGGAAAGCGGCTTAAGGCAACTTGGTACTGGTGCTGTTCCTTCAACAATGCAG GTTTGCATGATATGCCTAGACACTGACAGCAAGCTGTTTCTAATGAGCAAACACAAATTGGACGAAGCATATGAAAAGTTAACTGGACATCCT CCGTGTGATCTAGGAAACCTAAAACAGACACTTTGTGTACAATGTGCTCAGAGATTGATGAATTTCAGTAGATTTagagacaagagcttgagagcCCGTGCACTGATGATGGACTTAGTTGAAAAACATGAATTA ATAACACGACAACATATCAAAATGATAAACAGCACAGAACACCAACTAAAGAGTAATATGGCGTTGACAACGCTAGGACCTGACTACTGTGACTTACACATACTAGAACCCTCAgaagacatacagacagaatTAGAGGAAACAGGCCACCAAGTTGTAGTGAAAGCTGAAGGGAGTGATGACTCTATGTCGGTTGATGAGGACATAGATGTGGTCAATGAAGATGACAACAATGCAGACAATATCAAAGATGAGTATGTAACTTGTAATGATGAAGACATATCCGACTATAGCATTATGGTGGAAGCAAGAGCAATGGATGAAGCTCTTTACAAAGCTCTCAACATGAAACATATGAGCGCCAATCTCGAG AACGGTGACAGTGATGCTGAATGTGACATGTCACAAGTATGCAAGCCTCATACAGCTGTGAGCTCCAGCTCCTCACACTCTTCACTCATCACTGGGAACAA GCAGGCAGGCCCCAGCCCTTCGGCACATTCTGCTCAGACCTTCG ACACTCCTCTGCGCGCGAGTCTAGCGACAAGTAACGAAGTAAATGTGCCTCCAACTGAAGAAGCCGATACAACCGTCAGTCGTCGTTACAACAAATTAACAGATTGTTTTGTCAAATTATATGATGTTTTCTCTAAGAAAGTTGTACCAAGAGGAGACGGAACAGCTGTTAGGTCTTGTTTAAATCAAAACATTGCATCTGAAGATATCTGTTATCAGGCAACAATTAGTCAGGATGACATCTCTACATCAGAATACGTTGAACCAGGCACTAATACAGTACAAGTAATTGTATCGAAAACTGTACAAAGTAAAACTGATTGTTTGAAGAATGACATTAATATACAATGTCCGTTACAAAATAGTTCACACACTGAGGAAAGAGGGTTCATTTGTGATATTTGTCGCAAAATATTTACACGAAAAAGTCTCTTAGTTAAACACATAAAGACTCACGCTGAAGTAAGACGGTTCACTTGCAAGATTTGCCAATACAAATGTAAATATCAAAGTAATTTGAAGAAGCACATGAGATCCCACACTGGTGAAAGACCTTTTTcttgtaagttatgcgattacaaatgtacacaaaatagcaatctagtgacgcacatgagaacccacactggtattaagcctttctcgtgtaagttatgcgattacaaatgtacaacaaatagtaatctagtgacgcacatgagaacccacactggtatgAAACCTTTCGCGTGTgagttatgcgattacaaatgtacacaAAAGAGTGCTCTAGTGATGCACATAAGAACCCACACTGGGATAAAGcctttctcgtgtaagttatgcgcTTACAGATGTACAACAAATAGCGCTCtagtgacgcacatgagaacccacgcTGGTATGAAACCTTTCGCGTGTgagttatgcgattacaaatgtacacaAAAGAGTGCTCTAGTGATGCACAtaagaacccacactggtataaagcctttctcgtgtaagttatgcgcTTACAGATGTACAACAAATAGCGCTCtagtgacgcacatgagaacccacgcTGGTATGAAACCTTTCGCGTGTgagttatgcgattacaaatgtacacaAAAGAGTGCTCTAGTGATGCACAtaagaacccacactggtataaagCCTTTCTTGTGTAAGTTATGCGCTTACAGATGTACAACAAATAGCGCTCtagtgacgcacatgagaacccacgcTGGTATGAAACCTTTCGCGTGTgagttatgcgattacaaatgtacacaaaatagcaatctagtgacgcacatgagaacccacactggtattaagcctttctcgtgtaagttatgcgattacaaatgtacaacaaatagtaatctagtgacgcacatgagaacccacactggtatgAAACCTTTCGCGTGTgagttatgcgattacaaatgtacacaAAAGAGTGCTCTAGTGATGCACATAAGAACCCACACTGGGATAAAGcctttctcgtgtaagttatgcgcTTACAGATGTACAACAAATAGCGCTCtagtgacgcacatgagaacccacgcTGGTATGAAACCTTTCGCGTGTgagttatgcgattacaaatgtacacaAAAGAGTGCTCTAGTGATGCACAtaagaacccacactggtataaagcctttctcgtgtaagttatgcgcTTACAGATGTACAACAAATAGCGCTCtagtgacgcacatgagaacccacgcTGGTATGAAACCTTTCGCGTGTgagttatgcgattacaaatgtacacaAAAGAGTGctctagtgaggcacatgagaacccacactgggataaaacctttctcgtgtaagttatgtgaTTACAAATGTACTACAAATAGCTatctagtgaggcacatgagaacccacactggtatgAAACCTTTCGCGTGTgagttatgcgattacaaatgtacacaAAAGAGTGctctagtgaggcacatgagaacccacactggtatgaaacctttctcgtgtaagttatgcgattacaaatgtacaacaaatactaatctagtgaggcacatgagaacccacactggcgATAAGCCATATTACTGTAAGATATGTGATTACAAAAGTACAACAAATAGCCatctagtgaggcacatgagaacccacactggcgATAAGTCATATTCCTGTAAGATATGCGAATTCAAATGTGCAGATAAAAGTAATCTAATGAGGCATATGAGAGCTCATACTATCACTGCCGAAAAGCCTTTATCATGTTTGTGA
- the LOC117994293 gene encoding zinc finger protein 54-like, translated as MKISGFLSETNCKLKPYIMNEREVNTTYGECRCCFALGHHRDLMKEYEWNGTREVYFKIFLECFNVFSTDHLQHCQLHCQVIWMLCTNTGKSNLICTSCVLRLRDATSFKKMVLEAERSLISCKMKQEGPVTDPIDPSSSSSLVLDVEIKSEPELSSESSDAEQNAGNSDDDSMPEQKQPVKLKNYSPSTYAETVRATFCKMKNNNRTEKLSYIHNATMVIENSNVTPFKPKYQNGFPCFYCSMLFYELPKMRVHQQKHTKTELKAVLSTQGAEAFIVYVDITDLKCTICNEEIPNLPELKSHLIKKHKKKMANCPDRIVPFKITPNLFECQVCKCNFETFGAMERHMNVHFRNYVCKECGTGFVTKSRFKVHSKQHNEGSFQCETCKKVYATPLKLKNHIDVVHKMIKRFKCVKCDERFTEYFKRQQHMVETHGEAKLEYKCNVCDKIFDRKYLLSTHMKRDHLEQRDYQCEMCSYTCFAKNELKHHMIKHNGSRIFECSVCKKSYARKKTLREHMRIHNNDRRYACQVCGQAFVQNCSLKGHIKTHHPELQVQ; from the exons ATGAAAATTTCTGGGTTTCTGTCTGAAACTAACTGTAAATTAAAACCGTATATAATGAATGAAAGAGAAGTTAATACTACATACGGTGAATGCAGGTGTTGTTTCGCGCTGGGCCATCACCGCGATCTGATGAAGGAGTACGAGTGGAACGGGACTCGCGaagtttatttcaaaatttttttgGAATGCTTTAATGTGTTC TCGACAGATCACCTGCAGCATTGTCAACTGCACTGCCAGGTGATTTGGATG CTATGCACAAACACTGGTAAGAGCAACCTGATCTGCACATCCTGCGTGCTGCGGCTGCGAGATGCCACCAGCTTCAAGAAGATGGTGCTGGAAGCGGAGCGGAGCCTGATCAGCTGTAAGATGAAACAAGAAGGTCCCGTGACGG ATCCGATAGatccatcatcgtcatcatcattagtGCTAGATGTGGAAATTAAAAGTGAACCAGAGTTGAGCTCAGAATCAAGCGATGCAGAGCAGAATGCTGGGAACTCGGATGATGATTCCATGCCTGAGCAGAAACAGCCag ttaaattaaaaaactacaGCCCCAGTACATATGCAGAGACGGTACGTGCAACTTTCTGCAAAATGAAGAACAACAACAGGACAGAGAAACTGTCATACATTCACAACGCTACAATGGTCATAGAGAACTCCAATGTCACTCCGTTCAAACCCAAATACCAGAACGGCTTTCCTTGCTTCTATTGCTCAATGCTATTCTATGAACTACCAAAAATGAGGGTACATCAACAAAAGCATACGAAAACAGAACTCAAGGCAGTACTAAGTACACAAGGAGCTGAAGCATTTATAGTCTACGTTGATATCACAGACCTGAAATGTACAATATGCAATGAAGAAATTCCAAATCTGCCTGAACTTAAATCACATTTAATCAAAAAACACAAGAAGAAAATGGCCAATTGCCCCGACCGTATTGTCCCTTTTAAAATAACCCCAAATTTGTTTGAGTGTCAAGTGTGCAAATGCAATTTTGAAACTTTCGGTGCGATGGAGCGTCACATGAACGTACATTTTAGAAATTATGTGTGTAAGGAGTGCGGTACAGGTTTCGTTACTAAAAGTCGTTTCAAAGTACATTCAAAACAACATAACGAGGGTAGTTTTCAATGTGAGACGTGCAAAAAAGTTTACGCTACCCCCCTAAAGTTGAAAAATCATATTGACGTTGttcacaaaatgataaaaaggtTCAAGTGTGTGAAATGTGATGAGCGTTTCACGGAGTATTTTAAACGACAGCAACACATGGTGGAAACGCACGGGGAAGCAAAACTGGAGTATAAGTGCAACGTGTGTGATAAAATATTTGACAGAAAATATCTGTTATCTACACACATGAAACGGGATCACCTAGAACAGAGAGACTACCAGTGTGAAATGTGTTCCTACACGTGTTTCGCTAAAAACGAATTGAAACATCACATGATAAAACATAATGGGTCGCGCATATTTGAGTGCTCGGTGTGTAAAAAGTCATATGCAAGAAAGAAAACTTTGCGAGAGCATATGCGGATACACAATAACGACAGACGGTACGCGTGTCAGGTGTGTGGGCAGGCTTTTGTACAGAACTGCAGCTTGAAAGGGCATATCAAAACACATCATCCTGAATTGCAGGTGCAGTAG
- the LOC117994266 gene encoding zinc finger protein 182-like: MRCCVPFCKNTSDNVSDGAGKAISFHGFPGEVHLCAAWLRALGKQDNLPDSAVVCSQHFLNDDIYKTDSGLRQIRTGAIPSTVQVCMICLETDSKLFLMSKHKLDEAYEKLTGHPLCDLGNLKQTLCVQCAQRLMNFSRFRDKSLRARALMMDLVEKHELITRRHIKMINRTKHQLKSNMALTTLGPDHCDLHILEPSEDIQTELEETGHQVVLKAEGSDDSMSVDEDIDVVNEDDNNADNIKDEFVTSNDKDISDYSIMVEARAMDEALYKAFNMKHMRPNLENGADDAECGMSQVRQPPTPSTSHSSLITENKQAGPSHSTHSAQTFVTPLRASLATSNEVNVPPTEEADTTVRRRYHKLTDCVVKLCDVFSKKVVPRREGNVVCSSKAIRCQAASQNEVSSTEYNEPVQVIVSKTVQSKTDCLKNDINMQHSLQNSSQTQEKGFTCDICQKLYTRKSILVKHMKTHAEERRLTCKICQYKCKYQSDLKRHMRTHTGIKPFSCELCGYKSSNKTNLVRHMRTHTGIKPFSCKLCDYKSTTNCHLVTHMRTHTGIKPFSCKLCNYKSARNSNLVTHMRTHTGIKPFLCKLCAYRCTTNSALVTHMRTHTGIKPFSCKLCDYKSSNKTNLVRHMRTHTGIKPFSCKLCDYKCTQKSALVMHIRTHTGIKPFLCKLCNYKSTRNCNLMMHMRTHTGIKPFSCKLCDYKSTSNSHLVTHMRTHTGIKPFMCKLCDYKSTTNCHLVAHMTTHTGVKPFSCKLCSYKCSRNSHLVRHMRTHTGIKPFMCKLCDYKSTTNCHLVTHMRTHTGIKPFMCKLCDYKSTTNSDLVTHMRTHTGDKPYSCKICEYKCSHKSSLTRHMRTHTATAEKLLSCL, encoded by the exons ATGCGGTGTTGTGTGCCATTCTGCAAAAACACTTCGGACAATGTATCAGACGGCGCAGGGAAGGCGATTAGTTTTCATGG TTTCCCCGGTGAAGTGCATCTCTGTGCTGCTTGGCTCAGAGCCCTCGGCAAACAAGACAACTTACCGGACTCTGCTGTTGTCTGCTCGCAGCATTTTCTCAATGATGACATTTACAAAACAGACAGTGGTTTGAGGCAAATTCGTACTGGTGCTATTCCTTCAACTGTGCAG GTTTGCATGATATGCCTAGAAACTGACAGCAAGCTGTTTCTAATGAGCAAACACAAATTGGATGAAGCATACGAAAAGTTAACTGGACATCCT CTGTGTGATCTAGGAAACCTAAAACAGACACTTTGTGTACAATGTGCTCAGAGATTGATGAACTTCAGTAGATTTagagacaagagcttgagagcCCGTGCACTGATGATGGACTTAGTTGAAAAACATGAATTA ATAACAAGACGTCATATTAAAATGATAAACCGCACCAAACACCAGCTAAAGAGTAATATGGCGTTGACAACGCTAGGACCTGACCACTGTGACTTACACATACTAGAACCCTCAgaagacatacagacagaatTAGAGGAAACAGGCCACCAAGTTGTACTGAAAGCTGAAGGAAGTGATGACTCTATGTCGGTTGATGAGGACATAGATGTGGTCAATGAAGATGACAACAATGCAGACAATATCAAAGATGAGTTTGTGACTTCTAATGACAAAGACATATCCGACTATAGCATTATGGTGGAAGCAAGAGCAATGGATGAAGCTCTTTACAAAGCTTTCAACATGAAACATATGAGGCCCAACCTCGAG AATGGTGCGGATGATGCTGAATGTGGCATGTCACAAGTACGCCAGCCTCCTACACCGAGCACTTCGCACTCCTCACTCATCACTGAGAACAA GCAAGCAGGCCCCAGCCACTCCACACATTCTGCTCAGACTTTCG TCACTCCTCTGCGCGCGAGTCTAGCGACAAGTAACGAAGTAAATGTGCCTCCAACTGAAGAAGCCGATACCACCGTCAGACGCCGTTACCACAAATTAACAGATTGTGTTGTCAAATTATGTGATGTTTTCTCTAAGAAAGTTGTACCAAGACGAGAAGGAAATGTTGTTTGTTCGTCTAAAGCAATCCGTTGTCAGGCAGCAAGTCAGAATGAAGTATCTTCAACTGAATATAATGAACCAGTACAAGTAATTGTATCGAAAACTGTACAAAGCAAAACTGATTGCTTGAAGAATGACATTAATATGCAACATTCCTTACAAAATAGTTCACAAACTCAGGAAAAAGGGTTCACTTGtgatatttgtcaaaaattataCACACGAAAAAGTATCTTAGTTAAACACATGAAGACTCACGCTGAAGAAAGACGGCTCACTTGCAAGATTTGCCAATACAAATGTAAATATCAAAGTGATTTGAagaggcacatgagaacccacactggtattAAGCCTTTCTCGTGTGAGTTATGCGGTTACAAAAGTTCAAATAAAACCAatctagtgaggcacatgagaacccacactggtataaagcctttctcgtgtaagttatgcgattacaaaagTACAACAAATTGCCATCTAGTGAcacacatgagaacccacactggtataaaacctttctcgtgtaagttatgcaattacAAAAGTGCAAGAAATAGCAATCTAGTGacacacatgagaactcacactggtataAAGCCTTTCTTGTGTAAGTTATGCGCTTACAGGTGTACAACTAATAGCGCTCtagtgacgcacatgagaacccacactggtattaagcctttctcgtgtaagttatgcgattacaaaagttcaaataaaaccaatctagtgaggcacatgagaacccacactggtatcaagcctttctcgtgtaagttatgcgattacaaatgtacacaAAAGAGTGCTCTAGTGATGCACAtaagaacccacactggtataaagcctttcttgtgtaagttatgcaattacAAAAGTACAAGAAATTGCAATCTAATGatgcacatgagaacccacactggtatcaagcctttctcgtgtaagttatgcgattacaaaagCACATCAAATAGCCATCTAGTGAcacacatgagaacccacactggtataaagCCTTTCAtgtgtaagttatgcgattacaaaagTACAACAAATTGCCATCTAGTGGCGCACATGACAACCCACACTGGTGTCAAGcctttctcgtgtaagttatgcaGTTACAAATGTTCACGAAATAGCCatctagtgaggcacatgagaacccacactggtataaagCCTTTCAtgtgtaagttatgcgattacaaaagTACAACAAATTGCCATCTAGTGAcacacatgagaacccacactggtataaagCCTTTCAtgtgtaagttatgcgattacaaaagTACAACAAATAGCGATTtagtgacgcacatgagaacccacactggcgATAAGCCTTATTCCTGTAAGATATGTGAATACAAATGTTCACATAAAAGTAGTCTAACGAGGcatatgagaactcacactgccACTGCCGAAAAGCTTTTATCATGTTTATGA